A DNA window from Phragmites australis chromosome 11, lpPhrAust1.1, whole genome shotgun sequence contains the following coding sequences:
- the LOC133885027 gene encoding uncharacterized protein LOC133885027 isoform X1 — protein sequence MFWRMTGLSAASPVDTILDKENFTLEELLDEDEIIQECKALNTRLINFLRDKAQVEQLLRYIVEEVPEDSERKRSFKFPFIACEIFTCEIDIILRTLVEDDELMDLLFSFVKPDHPHSTLLAGYFSKVVICLMLRKTAPVMNYVQEHPYIVVQLVDLIGITSIMEVLIRLIGADETIYLNFADTLQWLENTDVLEMIVDKFSSSDSPEVHANAAEILSTVTRCAPPALAAKICSPSFVGRLLRHALEESRPKSVLVHSLSVCISLLDPKRLASASYQAFRSNLSHGTLVTASPETVDGMLESLGDLLKLLDITSSESVLPTTYGCLRPPLGKHRLKIVEFISVLLTIGSEIAEKELIRQSAIKHSINSFFQYPYNNFLHHHVENIIISCLEVQRNHLIDHVLNDCDLVGKVLAAEKNSSLSADFNGPTLPSEGKEPPRIGNIGHITRIANKLIQLGSSNSVIQSHLQENSEWAEWQTDVLVKHNEVENVYHWACGRPTSLHDRGRDSDDDDFRDRDYDVAALANNLSQAFRYGIYSNDDIEEAQGSHERDDEDVYFDDESAEVVISSLRLGDDQDGSSLFTNSNWFTFDGDRRINDRLAASIPSSSPNSEETPLNMEEGDEVLTGEATGTESQMESVSLENGSVEETEELAEVAKNTDASTYDDKMLSTEEENAFKEAEASDRPVDVQDVQADTQAGDVAEASRGEMGTERTVEELASSSEPDKDSPGGSTDSAGSNELAHDSGSGSQLEGDSPVEVDNEKKSVFATANE from the exons ATGTTCTGGCGCATGACCGGCCTCTCCGCGGCCTCGCCC GTTGATACAATTCTAGACAAGGAGAACTTCACATTAGAAGAGCTGCTCGATGAGGATGAAATTATTCAGGAGTGCAAAGCGTTGAATACTCGACTCATAAATTT CTTGCGAGATAAGGCCCAAGTGGAGCAATTACTTCGTTACATTGTGGAAGAAGTTCCAGAGGATTCAGAGAGGAAGCGGTCTTTCAA GTTTCCATTTATTGCTTGCGagatttttacttgtgaaatCGACATTATCTTGAGGACCTTGGTAGAGGATGATGAG TTAATGGATTTGCTGTTCTCATTTGTAAAACCTGACCATCCGCATAGCACTTTATTAGCTGGTTACTTCAGTAAG GTGGTAATATGTTTGATGCTGCGGAAGACTGCTCCTGTTATGAATTATGTTCAG gAGCATCCATATATTGTGGTCCAACTTGTCGACCTCATTGGCATCACATCAATAATGGAG GTGTTGATAAGATTGATTGGTGCTGATGAAACCATATACTTGAATTTTGCCGACACATTGCAGTGGTTAGAGAATACAGATGTCCTGGAAATGATTGTGGATAAATTTAGCTCATCT GACTCCCCTGAAGTACATGCAAATGCTGCAGAAATCCTATCTACAGTGACTCGATGTGCCCCTCCTGCTCTTGCTGCAAAAATATGCAGCCCAAG TTTTGTTGGTAGGTTGTTGCGTCATGCTCTTGAAGAATCAAGACCAAAATCTGTCCTGGTTCATTCATTGTCTGTGTGTATATCTCTTTTGGACCCCAAAAGACTAGCATCGGCCTCATACCAAGCATTTAGAAGCAACTTAAGTCATGGGACACTGGTCACTGCCAGTCCAGAGACAGTTGATGGTATGCTGGAGAGTCTAG GTGATCTGCTGAAGTTATTGGACATTACTTCTTCAGAAAGTGTTTTGCCTACAACATATGGATGTTTGCGCCCCCCTCTTGGGAAACACCGTTTGAAG attgttgagttcaTCTCTGTTTTGCTGACAATCGGTAGTGAAATTGCTGAAAAGGAGCTAATAAGACAATCAGCAATAAAGCACTCCATCAATTCATTTTTTCA ATACCCTTATAATAACTTTTTGCATCATCATGTTGAGAACATTATCATTTCTTGCCTCGAAGTTCAAAGAAATCACCTGATTGACCATGTCCTTAATGATTGTGACCTTGTTGGTAAAGTTCTTGCCGCagaaaaaaattcttctctGTCAGCAGACTTCAATGGG CCGACATTACCGTCAGAAGGGAAAGAACCCCCAAGAATTGGGAACATTGGGCATATAACTCGAATAGCAAATAAGCTCATTCAATTGGGAAGTAGTAACAGTGTAATCCAGAGTCACTTGCAG GAGAATAGCGAGTGGGCTGAATGGCAAACAGATGTCCTGGTCAAACACAATGAGGTGGAGAACGTTTATCATTGGGCATGTGG GCGCCCAACTTCTCTTCATGATCGTGGTAGGGATAGTGATGATGACGACTTCCGAGACAGGGACTATGATGTGGCAGCTCTTGCTAATAATCTGAGCCAGGCATTTCGGTACGGGATATACAGCAATGATGACATTGAAGAG GCTCAAGGATCACATGAACGAGATGATGAG GATGTCTACTTTGATGATGAATCAGCTGAAGTGGTAATATCTTCCTTGCGTTTGGGTGATGATCAGGACGG CAGCTCCCTCTTTACGAATTCAAACTGGTTTACATTTGATGGTGATAGAAGAATCAATGACCGGCTAGCTGCCTCTATTCCTTCATCATCTCCCAATTCTGAAGAGACTCCCCTTAACATGGAAGAAGGCGATGAGGTGCTAACTGGTGAAGCCACTGGCACCGAGTCACAAATGGAAAGTGTATCTCTTGAAAATGGCTCTGTTGAGGAGACCGAGGAATTAGCAGAAGTTGCAAAAAACACAGATGCCAGTACATATGATGATAAAATGTTGTCCACAGAAGAGGAAAATGCGTTCAAAGAAGCTGAAGCATCTGACCGACCTGTGGATGTTCAAGATGTCCAGGCTGACACACAAGCGGGAGATGTGGCTGAAGCATCACGTGGAGAGATGGGTACAGAGAGAACAGTCGAAGAACTTGCCAGCTCATCTGAGCCTGACAAAGACTCGCCTGGAGGCTCGACAGACTCTGCAGGCT
- the LOC133885027 gene encoding uncharacterized protein LOC133885027 isoform X2 — MFWRMTGLSAASPVDTILDKENFTLEELLDEDEIIQECKALNTRLINFLRDKAQVEQLLRYIVEEVPEDSERKRSFKFPFIACEIFTCEIDIILRTLVEDDELMDLLFSFVKPDHPHSTLLAGYFSKVVICLMLRKTAPVMNYVQEHPYIVVQLVDLIGITSIMEVLIRLIGADETIYLNFADTLQWLENTDVLEMIVDKFSSSDSPEVHANAAEILSTVTRCAPPALAAKICSPSFVGRLLRHALEESRPKSVLVHSLSVCISLLDPKRLASASYQAFRSNLSHGTLVTASPETVDGMLESLGDLLKLLDITSSESVLPTTYGCLRPPLGKHRLKIVEFISVLLTIGSEIAEKELIRQSAIKHSINSFFQYPYNNFLHHHVENIIISCLEVQRNHLIDHVLNDCDLVGKVLAAEKNSSLSADFNGPTLPSEGKEPPRIGNIGHITRIANKLIQLGSSNSVIQSHLQENSEWAEWQTDVLVKHNEVENVYHWACGRPTSLHDRGRDSDDDDFRDRDYDVAALANNLSQAFRYGIYSNDDIEEAQGSHERDDEDVYFDDESAEVVISSLRLGDDQDGSLFTNSNWFTFDGDRRINDRLAASIPSSSPNSEETPLNMEEGDEVLTGEATGTESQMESVSLENGSVEETEELAEVAKNTDASTYDDKMLSTEEENAFKEAEASDRPVDVQDVQADTQAGDVAEASRGEMGTERTVEELASSSEPDKDSPGGSTDSAGSNELAHDSGSGSQLEGDSPVEVDNEKKSVFATANE; from the exons ATGTTCTGGCGCATGACCGGCCTCTCCGCGGCCTCGCCC GTTGATACAATTCTAGACAAGGAGAACTTCACATTAGAAGAGCTGCTCGATGAGGATGAAATTATTCAGGAGTGCAAAGCGTTGAATACTCGACTCATAAATTT CTTGCGAGATAAGGCCCAAGTGGAGCAATTACTTCGTTACATTGTGGAAGAAGTTCCAGAGGATTCAGAGAGGAAGCGGTCTTTCAA GTTTCCATTTATTGCTTGCGagatttttacttgtgaaatCGACATTATCTTGAGGACCTTGGTAGAGGATGATGAG TTAATGGATTTGCTGTTCTCATTTGTAAAACCTGACCATCCGCATAGCACTTTATTAGCTGGTTACTTCAGTAAG GTGGTAATATGTTTGATGCTGCGGAAGACTGCTCCTGTTATGAATTATGTTCAG gAGCATCCATATATTGTGGTCCAACTTGTCGACCTCATTGGCATCACATCAATAATGGAG GTGTTGATAAGATTGATTGGTGCTGATGAAACCATATACTTGAATTTTGCCGACACATTGCAGTGGTTAGAGAATACAGATGTCCTGGAAATGATTGTGGATAAATTTAGCTCATCT GACTCCCCTGAAGTACATGCAAATGCTGCAGAAATCCTATCTACAGTGACTCGATGTGCCCCTCCTGCTCTTGCTGCAAAAATATGCAGCCCAAG TTTTGTTGGTAGGTTGTTGCGTCATGCTCTTGAAGAATCAAGACCAAAATCTGTCCTGGTTCATTCATTGTCTGTGTGTATATCTCTTTTGGACCCCAAAAGACTAGCATCGGCCTCATACCAAGCATTTAGAAGCAACTTAAGTCATGGGACACTGGTCACTGCCAGTCCAGAGACAGTTGATGGTATGCTGGAGAGTCTAG GTGATCTGCTGAAGTTATTGGACATTACTTCTTCAGAAAGTGTTTTGCCTACAACATATGGATGTTTGCGCCCCCCTCTTGGGAAACACCGTTTGAAG attgttgagttcaTCTCTGTTTTGCTGACAATCGGTAGTGAAATTGCTGAAAAGGAGCTAATAAGACAATCAGCAATAAAGCACTCCATCAATTCATTTTTTCA ATACCCTTATAATAACTTTTTGCATCATCATGTTGAGAACATTATCATTTCTTGCCTCGAAGTTCAAAGAAATCACCTGATTGACCATGTCCTTAATGATTGTGACCTTGTTGGTAAAGTTCTTGCCGCagaaaaaaattcttctctGTCAGCAGACTTCAATGGG CCGACATTACCGTCAGAAGGGAAAGAACCCCCAAGAATTGGGAACATTGGGCATATAACTCGAATAGCAAATAAGCTCATTCAATTGGGAAGTAGTAACAGTGTAATCCAGAGTCACTTGCAG GAGAATAGCGAGTGGGCTGAATGGCAAACAGATGTCCTGGTCAAACACAATGAGGTGGAGAACGTTTATCATTGGGCATGTGG GCGCCCAACTTCTCTTCATGATCGTGGTAGGGATAGTGATGATGACGACTTCCGAGACAGGGACTATGATGTGGCAGCTCTTGCTAATAATCTGAGCCAGGCATTTCGGTACGGGATATACAGCAATGATGACATTGAAGAG GCTCAAGGATCACATGAACGAGATGATGAG GATGTCTACTTTGATGATGAATCAGCTGAAGTGGTAATATCTTCCTTGCGTTTGGGTGATGATCAGGACGG CTCCCTCTTTACGAATTCAAACTGGTTTACATTTGATGGTGATAGAAGAATCAATGACCGGCTAGCTGCCTCTATTCCTTCATCATCTCCCAATTCTGAAGAGACTCCCCTTAACATGGAAGAAGGCGATGAGGTGCTAACTGGTGAAGCCACTGGCACCGAGTCACAAATGGAAAGTGTATCTCTTGAAAATGGCTCTGTTGAGGAGACCGAGGAATTAGCAGAAGTTGCAAAAAACACAGATGCCAGTACATATGATGATAAAATGTTGTCCACAGAAGAGGAAAATGCGTTCAAAGAAGCTGAAGCATCTGACCGACCTGTGGATGTTCAAGATGTCCAGGCTGACACACAAGCGGGAGATGTGGCTGAAGCATCACGTGGAGAGATGGGTACAGAGAGAACAGTCGAAGAACTTGCCAGCTCATCTGAGCCTGACAAAGACTCGCCTGGAGGCTCGACAGACTCTGCAGGCT